The following proteins come from a genomic window of Sulfitobacter indolifex:
- a CDS encoding YihY/virulence factor BrkB family protein, whose product MARGRGAETPIEIPAPGWKDILFRVKDEIAADHVSLVAAGVAFYALLAIFPAVTALMALAGLVMEPAQVTEQLEAITRLIPEEAATIILDQAIAVTGSEETGLGWAFLIGVGLALYSASKGVGSLMEGLNVAYDEDETRGFVTKLIWTLGLTLMLVGVLLLGLGATLAVPAVVNFLALPDWFETLLTYGSWVLLAALTVLALAVLYRYGPARDNAEWKWLTPGSVIACVLWIVASVGFSIYVSNFGSYNESFGSMAGAIILLMWLWISAFIVLLGAEFNSEMEAQTRKDSTTGPDEPMGERDAVKADKLGRAKGK is encoded by the coding sequence ATGGCGCGCGGACGTGGAGCGGAGACGCCGATTGAGATACCGGCCCCCGGATGGAAAGACATTTTATTCCGGGTTAAGGACGAGATCGCGGCCGACCATGTGTCATTGGTTGCCGCTGGCGTGGCGTTTTACGCGCTCTTGGCGATTTTTCCCGCCGTCACCGCGCTGATGGCGCTTGCTGGTCTGGTGATGGAGCCCGCGCAGGTTACCGAACAGCTAGAAGCGATTACCCGGCTTATCCCCGAAGAAGCTGCAACGATCATCCTTGATCAGGCCATCGCCGTGACAGGGTCCGAAGAAACCGGTCTGGGCTGGGCCTTTCTGATTGGTGTCGGGCTTGCGCTCTACTCAGCTTCGAAAGGTGTGGGCAGTTTGATGGAAGGTCTCAACGTCGCCTACGACGAGGATGAGACCCGCGGCTTCGTTACCAAACTGATCTGGACCCTTGGCCTCACGCTCATGCTTGTTGGCGTGCTGCTTTTGGGCCTCGGCGCGACATTAGCCGTGCCTGCCGTCGTTAACTTTCTCGCGCTGCCTGACTGGTTTGAAACGCTGTTGACCTACGGCAGCTGGGTGCTTTTGGCTGCCCTCACGGTCCTCGCTCTGGCTGTCCTTTACCGCTACGGTCCGGCGCGCGACAACGCTGAGTGGAAATGGCTGACCCCCGGCTCTGTCATCGCCTGCGTTCTTTGGATCGTCGCATCGGTCGGGTTCTCGATCTATGTCAGCAATTTCGGCAGCTATAACGAAAGTTTTGGCAGCATGGCCGGGGCAATCATTCTGCTGATGTGGCTTTGGATTTCGGCCTTTATCGTCCTCTTGGGCGCAGAGTTTAACTCTGAGATGGAGGCCCAGACCCGTAAAGACAGCACCACCGGACCGGATGAGCCGATGGGTGAGCGCGACGCGGTCAAGGCCGACAAACTAGGGCGCGCGAAAGGTAAATAG
- the ku gene encoding non-homologous end joining protein Ku, with protein sequence MAPRALWKGQLRLSLVSIPVEIFSATKTSSKVSFRQIHKPSGKRIRYEKSVPGIGPIKAEDIVKGYEVGSDEYILLDPDEVDQIKLETKKTFELVQFVDACEISPLYFDKPYYITASDDLAQDAYRVVRDALRQAKKVGLGQVTMRGKEYLACVKPCGDGLLMETLHYADELRDADEIFTDIEDDKTDKELLEVATSLIDKKTAPFDASAYTDKYAEAMQKLLDAKVKNKKTPRVQTGDDGPAEGENVIDLMSALKESLKDAGGAKSGTKKKAPRKKAS encoded by the coding sequence ATGGCACCGCGCGCACTTTGGAAAGGACAGCTTCGCCTTTCGCTCGTATCGATCCCGGTCGAGATTTTCTCGGCCACAAAGACCAGTTCAAAGGTCTCCTTTCGCCAAATTCATAAACCCTCGGGCAAGCGCATCCGTTATGAGAAATCAGTTCCCGGCATCGGGCCGATAAAGGCCGAAGACATCGTGAAGGGGTACGAAGTTGGCAGTGACGAATATATCCTGCTAGACCCCGATGAAGTGGATCAGATCAAACTTGAGACGAAGAAGACGTTCGAATTGGTACAATTCGTCGATGCCTGCGAGATTTCCCCACTCTACTTCGACAAGCCCTATTACATCACCGCCTCAGATGATTTGGCCCAAGACGCTTACCGCGTTGTGCGCGACGCGCTGCGTCAGGCCAAAAAGGTGGGGTTGGGCCAGGTTACCATGCGCGGCAAGGAATACCTCGCTTGCGTTAAACCCTGCGGTGACGGCCTGTTGATGGAGACGCTGCACTACGCTGATGAGCTGCGCGACGCGGATGAGATTTTCACCGATATAGAGGATGACAAGACCGACAAGGAACTGCTCGAAGTTGCCACCTCGCTGATCGACAAGAAGACCGCGCCCTTCGACGCTTCCGCCTATACCGACAAATACGCCGAAGCGATGCAAAAGCTTTTGGACGCCAAGGTGAAAAACAAAAAGACACCGCGCGTGCAGACCGGCGATGACGGCCCTGCTGAGGGCGAGAACGTCATCGACCTGATGAGCGCGCTGAAAGAGAGCCTGAAAGACGCGGGCGGCGCGAAGTCTGGCACCAAGAAAAAGGCACCGCGCAAGAAGGCCTCGTGA
- the ligD gene encoding DNA ligase D yields the protein MAKPADKLASYNAKRDFDATAEPRGQIGAGAAQSFVVQKHDATRLHYDFRLEWEGVLLSWAVTKGPSRDPSEKRLAVRTEDHPLDYGGFEGTIPKGQYGGGTVMLWDRGTWMPQGDVTKGLNDGKLKFTLQGQHMQGGWTLVRMRGGEKRENWLLIKERDDYATDQPDGLTKGTARSITTGRTMSEIAKDAPAKKVADARPARKSKNPAFVKPQLATLVSDAPEGEGWMHETKFDGYRCLASLGTTGTRLFTRTGKDWTDKFGALGRAFDALPCDSALLDGEVMAAKIKGSAFSSLQRALKEGHPLVFYAFDLLSLDREDFRDTLQEDRRARLAKLLSGVPAGGALRLSEHVVSHGPEVFKRACEAGAEGIISKRIDAPYSGRRSKNWLKVKCTRRQEFVIIGYSPSDKKGRAFASLLLGSHEGGELRYKGRVGTGFSAEVMDDLSRAMTARKTPPASDVPPEVARDAKWVRADLVAEVDFTEFTDDGVIRHGSFLGLRHDKDAAQVTVEEPLEEPEMGDDSKVGGVQISNADRKVFPDAGCTKGDVARHYERVGPRMIELIGHRPLSLFRCPSGIDGQCFFQKHDSGGMPDALSRVSIEESDGDAADYLYATRPDSLIAAAQMGSLEYHIWGARVDRLDRPDRLVFDLDPDEGLDWPDVRAAAFELRDALAALGLQSGAIVTGGKGVHVWLSLRRTRGWDTVKLFSKTFAHVMAAQNPERYVATMSKAKRKGRIFIDWLRNERGATAIAPYSLRARPGAPVAVPVTWEELEKLDSANGFRMGDMAARLDQPCPAMAVQNDLQSLTDRVIEKLQTWSEG from the coding sequence ATGGCAAAACCTGCAGACAAGCTCGCCAGTTACAACGCCAAACGTGATTTCGACGCCACCGCCGAACCACGTGGCCAGATTGGCGCGGGCGCAGCGCAAAGCTTTGTCGTCCAAAAGCATGACGCCACTCGGCTACATTACGACTTTCGCCTTGAGTGGGAGGGGGTGCTGCTCAGTTGGGCGGTCACAAAAGGCCCCTCGCGTGACCCATCGGAAAAACGCCTTGCCGTGCGGACAGAGGATCATCCGCTTGATTATGGCGGGTTCGAGGGGACCATTCCGAAGGGCCAATATGGCGGCGGCACGGTGATGCTGTGGGACCGTGGCACTTGGATGCCCCAAGGTGATGTCACCAAAGGATTGAACGACGGCAAGCTAAAATTCACGCTTCAAGGCCAGCATATGCAGGGCGGCTGGACGCTGGTGCGGATGCGCGGCGGTGAAAAGCGCGAAAACTGGTTACTGATCAAAGAACGCGACGACTATGCGACTGATCAGCCCGACGGACTAACCAAGGGCACCGCGCGGTCGATAACGACGGGCCGCACGATGTCCGAGATCGCCAAGGATGCCCCCGCGAAGAAGGTTGCTGATGCGCGGCCGGCGCGGAAAAGCAAAAACCCTGCATTCGTTAAACCGCAACTCGCCACTCTGGTCAGTGACGCGCCTGAGGGCGAAGGGTGGATGCATGAGACGAAATTTGACGGATATCGCTGTCTGGCTTCCCTCGGCACGACAGGTACGCGGCTCTTTACCCGCACGGGCAAGGATTGGACCGACAAGTTCGGTGCACTTGGCCGTGCCTTCGACGCGCTGCCCTGTGACAGCGCGCTGCTTGACGGCGAAGTCATGGCGGCCAAGATCAAAGGTTCGGCTTTCTCCTCGCTGCAACGGGCGTTGAAGGAAGGGCATCCGTTGGTGTTTTATGCATTCGACCTGTTGTCGCTCGATCGCGAAGATTTCCGTGACACCCTGCAAGAAGACCGCCGCGCACGACTGGCAAAACTGCTCTCTGGCGTGCCCGCAGGTGGGGCGCTGCGCCTGAGCGAACATGTGGTCAGCCACGGCCCCGAAGTATTCAAACGCGCCTGCGAGGCCGGGGCCGAGGGGATCATCAGCAAACGCATCGACGCGCCCTATTCCGGCAGGCGCAGCAAAAACTGGCTCAAGGTCAAATGCACCCGGCGGCAGGAATTCGTCATCATTGGCTATTCCCCCTCTGACAAGAAGGGCCGCGCCTTTGCCTCGCTGCTGCTCGGCAGCCATGAAGGGGGCGAATTGCGTTATAAGGGTCGCGTCGGCACTGGGTTCTCGGCGGAGGTTATGGACGACCTCTCTCGCGCCATGACCGCCCGCAAAACCCCGCCTGCGAGCGACGTTCCGCCCGAGGTCGCCCGCGATGCCAAATGGGTCCGCGCCGATCTGGTGGCGGAGGTGGATTTCACCGAATTCACCGACGATGGTGTGATCCGGCACGGCAGTTTTCTGGGCCTGCGTCACGACAAAGACGCCGCCCAAGTGACCGTGGAAGAACCGCTAGAGGAGCCAGAGATGGGCGATGACAGCAAGGTCGGCGGCGTTCAAATTAGCAATGCCGACCGCAAAGTTTTCCCCGATGCGGGCTGCACCAAGGGTGATGTGGCACGGCATTACGAGCGCGTCGGCCCCCGCATGATCGAACTGATCGGCCACCGCCCACTGTCGCTGTTCCGCTGCCCTTCGGGGATCGACGGGCAATGTTTCTTTCAAAAACACGACAGCGGCGGGATGCCCGATGCGCTGTCGCGGGTTTCAATCGAAGAAAGTGACGGCGACGCAGCGGATTACCTCTATGCCACGCGGCCCGACAGCCTGATTGCGGCGGCGCAGATGGGCAGTTTGGAGTATCACATCTGGGGCGCGCGGGTGGATCGGTTGGACCGCCCCGACCGGCTGGTCTTTGACCTTGATCCAGATGAGGGGTTGGACTGGCCCGATGTGCGCGCCGCGGCTTTTGAGCTGCGCGACGCGCTGGCGGCACTCGGCTTGCAATCGGGGGCTATCGTGACTGGGGGCAAGGGCGTGCATGTCTGGCTGTCTTTGCGCCGCACACGCGGCTGGGACACGGTCAAGCTTTTCTCAAAAACCTTCGCCCATGTCATGGCCGCGCAAAACCCCGAACGTTATGTCGCCACCATGTCCAAGGCCAAGCGCAAGGGCCGCATCTTCATCGACTGGCTGCGCAACGAACGCGGGGCCACGGCCATCGCGCCCTACTCCCTGCGCGCCCGCCCCGGTGCGCCGGTGGCCGTGCCGGTGACTTGGGAGGAATTAGAGAAACTCGACAGCGCCAATGGCTTCCGCATGGGCGATATGGCCGCGCGGCTGGATCAGCCCTGCCCGGCGATGGCCGTGCAAAACGATCTGCAATCGCTGACCGATCGGGTGATCGAGAAGTTGCAGACTTGGTCCGAGGGCTAA
- a CDS encoding c-type cytochrome: protein MKRVIQTLAAVAGGGAMVAVLIVTVGLYNVSAREGHMWGVTWLMHTTFKQSVKLRAPGPKEVPDDLGAPDRVTLGALHFKSGCAFCHALPGQPQSATAQAMEPTPPHISTITDWTPGEMFWIIDEGVKMTGMPHWPAKDRDDEVWSVVAYLNALPDAAGQVALAGEGRGRASCAECHGESGESGNRYIPRLDLLTPGQIAEALRQYRSGQRPSGIMREAAMALSDSEIATLAQQFGSSKGPRRQSEPAPEATTPGALLAQRGTGDVPACTACHGPGRQADAPIAPLLTGQSRDYLAAQLRLWRDGHRGGGERARLMRKAAQDLSDADIAALADYFAGLPTE, encoded by the coding sequence ATGAAGCGGGTGATCCAAACCCTCGCCGCAGTGGCGGGTGGCGGGGCCATGGTGGCAGTCTTGATCGTGACGGTCGGGCTCTACAACGTCTCGGCTCGGGAGGGGCATATGTGGGGGGTGACCTGGCTGATGCACACGACCTTCAAACAGTCGGTCAAACTGCGCGCGCCGGGGCCAAAGGAGGTGCCGGATGACCTTGGTGCGCCGGATCGCGTGACGCTTGGGGCGCTGCATTTCAAATCCGGCTGCGCCTTCTGCCATGCGCTCCCCGGCCAGCCGCAAAGCGCCACGGCTCAAGCGATGGAGCCGACGCCGCCGCATATCAGTACCATCACCGATTGGACGCCGGGTGAGATGTTTTGGATCATCGACGAAGGCGTGAAAATGACCGGCATGCCACACTGGCCCGCCAAGGATCGCGACGACGAAGTTTGGTCGGTCGTGGCCTACCTGAACGCGCTGCCTGACGCGGCGGGGCAGGTGGCGCTGGCAGGCGAAGGGCGGGGCCGCGCAAGCTGTGCAGAGTGTCATGGCGAAAGTGGTGAGAGCGGCAACAGGTACATCCCTCGGCTTGACCTGCTGACCCCCGGCCAAATCGCAGAGGCGCTGCGGCAGTACCGTAGCGGTCAGCGGCCCAGCGGGATCATGCGAGAGGCGGCGATGGCGCTCAGCGACAGCGAGATCGCCACGCTGGCGCAGCAGTTCGGTTCTTCCAAAGGTCCACGGCGGCAGTCTGAACCTGCGCCCGAGGCCACAACCCCCGGCGCGCTGCTGGCGCAACGTGGCACTGGTGACGTACCTGCCTGCACCGCCTGTCACGGGCCGGGACGGCAGGCCGATGCGCCCATCGCACCGCTGCTGACCGGGCAAAGCCGCGACTATCTGGCGGCACAGCTCAGACTTTGGCGCGACGGGCATCGCGGTGGGGGGGAGCGGGCGCGTTTGATGCGCAAGGCCGCGCAGGACTTGAGTGATGCGGATATCGCAGCCTTGGCGGACTATTTCGCGGGGCTTCCGACTGAGTAG
- a CDS encoding cytochrome c oxidase assembly protein: protein MRVGLGYAGLALLALLWLLPLGQWLGADFPHHMLRHMGLVAVVAPLLVLGFPKATAVFALSPLLGAVVEFVVVWGWHLPALHGWADSGWPGLLLEQLSFALAGLLVWAGCLRGAPLAGAGGLLLTSMHMTLLGALIILAPRDLYAAICGRAPDLDAQQLGGLLMLGIGTPIYLVAGLALVAKALEDKRETA, encoded by the coding sequence ATGAGGGTGGGGCTGGGATATGCCGGGCTGGCGTTGCTGGCATTGCTCTGGCTTTTGCCGCTGGGGCAATGGCTTGGCGCGGATTTCCCGCATCACATGCTGCGGCATATGGGGCTGGTGGCTGTGGTGGCGCCGCTGCTCGTGTTGGGCTTTCCCAAAGCAACTGCGGTGTTCGCCCTGTCGCCGCTTTTGGGCGCGGTGGTTGAGTTTGTCGTGGTCTGGGGCTGGCATCTGCCGGCGCTGCACGGCTGGGCCGATAGCGGATGGCCGGGGCTGCTGCTTGAACAGCTAAGTTTCGCTTTGGCCGGGCTGCTGGTCTGGGCCGGGTGCCTGCGCGGCGCGCCGTTGGCGGGGGCAGGTGGGCTGCTGCTGACCTCCATGCATATGACGCTGCTAGGCGCGCTGATTATTCTCGCCCCGCGTGACCTCTATGCTGCGATCTGTGGCCGTGCGCCGGACCTTGACGCGCAGCAATTGGGGGGGCTTTTGATGTTGGGGATTGGCACGCCGATTTATCTGGTCGCAGGATTGGCACTGGTCGCTAAGGCGCTGGAAGACAAAAGGGAAACGGCATGA
- the ctaD gene encoding cytochrome c oxidase subunit I, with protein sequence MTKPASLPMAEGPYPPSEAALAEPVPQAEQQRGAEELRAAWKTPEGWRYVTAVNNSEVGKWYALTALAFMLIAGVVALLMRVQLAFPDMTFLDADRFNQFFTMHGSAMMFLFAVPMFEAISILLLPAFLGARDMPFPRLSAYGYWCFLIGGCFVLGSLLFDAAPKAGWFMYPPLATKEEGIGPDVWLLGLSFIEVASIAAAVELIVGALKCRPPGMRVNIMPLYAWYVLVVGGMILFAFPPLIAGDFLFELERSFDWPFFDPTRGGDPILWQHLFWIFGHPEVYIVFLPSIAIAAMIVPTVAQRPIVGYSWIVLSAVGTGFLSFGLWVHHMFTTGLPQISLGFFSAASEAVVIPTGIQIFAFVATLMVGRVKLTLPMLWIAGALAIFVAGGLTGVMLAIVPFNWQVHDTYFIVAHLHYTLFGGMVFPVIAGVYYFYPFIAKKLLSERLGLWAFWLIFSGFNITFLPMHLTGLMGMPRRVFTYPESSGWGWLNLISTLGAFIIAAGFAVFLYDLLRPKKAQGEIPRNPWGAGTLEFSHEVPEEAWGVRSVPHVTSRYPLWDQPLLVERMDAGRYYLPDAPDHQRETIVTSVIDAKPVHVQRVTGPAWITILAAGFTGGAFIFPTFHIYTPAIICGAFAIVCIMYWLWTSTARPPKEAMRDAGLGLRLPTYASGPDSVGWWAMWITMLGDATAFASVVFGFFFYWTARSDFPPEGALHPMGHCVVLAALAGVAAWALTLAAREANVRGKVALARVALVLGPLAAGAASVAAWAAVRDLDPTSHVYPAILWALMVWLVAHLSAGVLMQGYCLAGSVFGKLTPRHDADLRNVTLYWHFMAVKALVTAAILGLAPGWLT encoded by the coding sequence ATGACAAAACCCGCATCGCTCCCCATGGCCGAAGGGCCATATCCGCCAAGCGAGGCGGCCCTGGCCGAACCGGTACCGCAGGCCGAGCAGCAGCGCGGCGCCGAGGAGTTGCGCGCGGCGTGGAAGACGCCGGAAGGCTGGCGCTATGTCACTGCGGTCAATAACTCCGAAGTGGGCAAATGGTATGCGCTGACGGCGCTGGCCTTCATGCTGATCGCAGGGGTGGTGGCGCTCTTGATGCGGGTGCAACTGGCCTTTCCAGACATGACCTTTCTAGACGCGGATCGGTTTAACCAGTTCTTCACCATGCACGGCTCGGCGATGATGTTTCTTTTCGCCGTGCCGATGTTTGAGGCGATATCGATCCTGTTGCTGCCGGCCTTCCTCGGCGCGCGGGACATGCCGTTTCCCCGGCTATCTGCTTATGGATACTGGTGTTTTCTAATTGGCGGCTGTTTCGTTCTGGGCTCATTGCTGTTTGATGCCGCGCCCAAGGCGGGCTGGTTCATGTACCCGCCGCTTGCCACCAAAGAAGAGGGGATCGGCCCCGATGTCTGGCTTTTGGGGCTGAGCTTCATCGAAGTTGCCTCCATCGCGGCGGCGGTTGAGTTGATCGTCGGCGCGCTGAAATGCCGTCCGCCGGGGATGCGCGTTAACATTATGCCGCTCTATGCGTGGTATGTGTTGGTTGTGGGGGGCATGATCCTTTTCGCCTTTCCGCCGCTTATCGCCGGGGATTTCCTTTTCGAGCTGGAGCGGTCCTTTGACTGGCCGTTCTTCGATCCGACACGCGGCGGTGATCCGATCCTATGGCAGCACCTCTTTTGGATCTTCGGGCATCCCGAGGTCTATATCGTCTTCCTGCCCTCCATCGCCATCGCTGCGATGATCGTGCCCACTGTCGCGCAGCGGCCCATCGTGGGCTATTCGTGGATCGTGCTGAGCGCGGTGGGCACCGGGTTCCTCAGCTTCGGCCTTTGGGTGCACCACATGTTCACCACCGGGCTGCCGCAGATCAGCCTCGGCTTCTTCTCGGCTGCGTCTGAGGCGGTTGTGATCCCCACCGGCATCCAAATCTTCGCTTTTGTCGCCACGCTGATGGTGGGGCGGGTGAAGCTGACGCTGCCGATGCTCTGGATCGCCGGCGCGCTGGCAATATTTGTCGCGGGCGGGCTGACGGGGGTGATGCTGGCCATCGTGCCGTTTAACTGGCAGGTGCATGACACCTATTTCATCGTGGCACATCTACATTACACCCTTTTCGGCGGCATGGTCTTCCCAGTGATCGCCGGGGTCTATTATTTCTATCCCTTCATCGCCAAGAAGCTGCTGAGCGAACGCTTGGGCCTCTGGGCGTTCTGGCTGATCTTCTCGGGCTTCAACATTACCTTTCTGCCGATGCACCTAACCGGGTTGATGGGCATGCCGCGGCGGGTGTTCACCTATCCCGAAAGTTCGGGCTGGGGCTGGCTTAACCTGATCTCGACGCTGGGGGCTTTCATCATCGCGGCGGGCTTTGCCGTGTTCCTTTACGACCTGCTGCGCCCGAAAAAGGCCCAAGGTGAGATCCCGCGCAACCCGTGGGGTGCCGGCACGCTTGAGTTCTCCCATGAAGTGCCAGAGGAGGCGTGGGGCGTGCGCTCGGTCCCGCATGTGACCTCGCGCTATCCGCTGTGGGATCAACCGCTATTGGTCGAACGGATGGACGCGGGCCGCTACTATCTGCCAGATGCGCCTGATCATCAGCGTGAGACCATCGTGACCAGCGTGATCGACGCCAAGCCCGTGCATGTGCAGCGTGTCACCGGGCCTGCGTGGATCACCATCCTTGCTGCCGGTTTCACCGGCGGAGCGTTTATCTTTCCGACCTTCCACATCTACACACCCGCCATCATCTGCGGGGCCTTCGCCATCGTCTGCATCATGTATTGGCTCTGGACCAGCACCGCCCGCCCTCCGAAGGAAGCGATGCGCGATGCGGGGCTTGGCCTGCGCCTGCCGACCTATGCTTCGGGGCCGGATTCCGTCGGCTGGTGGGCCATGTGGATCACCATGTTGGGGGACGCCACGGCCTTTGCCAGCGTGGTCTTCGGGTTCTTTTTCTACTGGACAGCACGATCCGATTTCCCACCCGAGGGGGCGCTGCATCCCATGGGCCATTGTGTCGTCTTGGCAGCGCTGGCGGGCGTGGCGGCTTGGGCGTTGACGCTTGCGGCGCGCGAGGCGAACGTGCGCGGAAAGGTCGCGCTGGCCCGCGTGGCGCTGGTCTTGGGGCCCTTGGCCGCTGGGGCGGCAAGCGTGGCCGCTTGGGCCGCCGTGCGCGATCTTGACCCGACGTCCCATGTCTATCCCGCGATCCTGTGGGCGTTGATGGTCTGGCTGGTGGCGCATCTGAGCGCGGGCGTGTTGATGCAGGGTTATTGCTTGGCCGGGAGCGTATTTGGCAAGCTGACCCCGCGCCACGACGCCGATCTGCGCAATGTCACGCTTTATTGGCATTTCATGGCTGTCAAAGCGCTGGTGACCGCCGCGATCTTGGGCCTCGCGCCGGGGTGGCTGACATGA
- a CDS encoding cytochrome c oxidase subunit II has product MRLMLICLSLLALSACEGRQSVLNPAGRDAQDVLSLIWVMFGGAVLLWLTLGAIFVYVTRVEPREMPRRWGEILIVGGGVIFPVILLGALLTYSLPMMKPQRDADPGLKVHITAEQWWWRVDYELPDGSRVTSANELRLPTGRRTGLVLNAHKVIHAFWVPALGGKVDMIPGRETYLSFLPEEPGVYRGQCAEFCGASHALMAFETVVMTPEDFAEWLTAEAEAAPAPANGEAVRGAQVFAREGCGACHSVRGTRAVGQVGPDLTHVGSRRSIGAGILNGSEEDFARFIAHTESLKPEVAMPSYDHIAPEDLRALVAYLKGLT; this is encoded by the coding sequence ATGCGCCTGATGCTGATTTGCCTGAGCCTGTTGGCGCTTTCGGCCTGCGAAGGGCGGCAATCGGTTCTAAACCCCGCCGGGCGCGACGCGCAGGATGTGCTGTCGCTCATCTGGGTGATGTTTGGCGGGGCAGTGCTGCTTTGGCTCACGCTGGGGGCGATCTTTGTCTATGTGACCCGCGTGGAGCCGCGCGAGATGCCGCGTCGCTGGGGGGAGATACTGATCGTCGGCGGCGGGGTGATTTTCCCGGTGATCTTGCTGGGCGCCTTGCTGACCTACAGCCTGCCGATGATGAAACCGCAACGCGACGCTGATCCGGGCCTCAAGGTTCATATCACGGCTGAACAATGGTGGTGGCGCGTGGACTATGAGCTGCCCGACGGCAGCCGCGTGACCTCGGCCAATGAGTTGCGGCTGCCTACGGGACGGCGCACCGGGCTGGTGCTGAACGCGCATAAGGTGATCCATGCCTTCTGGGTGCCCGCCCTTGGCGGCAAGGTTGATATGATCCCGGGGCGCGAGACGTATCTGTCGTTCCTGCCTGAAGAGCCGGGCGTTTACCGGGGGCAATGCGCCGAATTCTGCGGCGCGTCCCATGCATTGATGGCATTCGAGACGGTGGTGATGACACCCGAAGACTTTGCCGAGTGGTTGACGGCTGAGGCCGAGGCAGCCCCCGCGCCCGCCAATGGAGAGGCCGTTCGTGGTGCGCAGGTCTTTGCCCGCGAGGGCTGCGGCGCTTGCCATAGCGTGCGCGGCACACGGGCGGTGGGGCAGGTGGGGCCGGATCTGACCCATGTCGGCAGCCGGAGAAGCATCGGTGCTGGCATTCTGAACGGCAGCGAAGAAGATTTCGCCCGCTTCATCGCCCATACCGAAAGCCTGAAACCCGAGGTCGCCATGCCAAGCTATGACCACATCGCGCCCGAAGACCTGCGCGCGCTGGTTGCTTATCTCAAGGGGCTGACATGA
- a CDS encoding trans-sulfuration enzyme family protein → MAQPPKPNLHPATIAAQAAGAVDPASGGVVPPVQFATTYLRDENYDLVNPANVYLRSHNENTRVAERILNALEGAEETLIFPSGMAAIAAVFRTVPNGASVVVQSQIYWGTTKWIRDFCTRRQIALHEVDASDLDAFAALCRAEKPDLCLIETPSNPWLRITDIAGAAAAAHEVGATLVVDSTAASPVLSHPLEHGADIVMHSATKGINGHSDVLAGSLATNDTGAARWQMIRDDRNEAGAVIGPMEAWLLARGMRTLPLRMREMSRNAMILAEFLSDHPQVEQVMYPGLPDHPGHALAAQQMSGGFGGLLSFVVKGGAEAALKAAGRLQLFHRATSLGGVESLVEHRHTIEPHTGIPEGLLRLSVGIEDVEDLGADLGQALGQ, encoded by the coding sequence TTGGCCCAGCCCCCCAAACCAAACCTGCACCCTGCCACCATCGCGGCCCAAGCCGCCGGGGCCGTTGATCCAGCCTCGGGCGGGGTTGTGCCGCCGGTGCAATTCGCCACCACCTATCTGCGGGACGAGAATTACGATCTGGTGAACCCCGCCAATGTCTACCTGCGCTCACATAACGAAAATACCCGCGTGGCGGAGCGTATCTTGAACGCGCTCGAAGGGGCGGAAGAGACGCTGATCTTCCCCTCAGGCATGGCCGCAATCGCGGCGGTGTTCCGCACCGTGCCCAATGGCGCGAGTGTGGTGGTGCAAAGCCAGATTTACTGGGGCACGACGAAATGGATCCGCGATTTTTGCACCCGTCGGCAAATTGCGTTGCATGAGGTGGATGCGAGCGATCTTGACGCCTTCGCCGCGCTATGCCGCGCCGAAAAGCCCGACCTGTGTTTGATCGAGACGCCATCGAACCCGTGGCTGCGGATCACCGATATCGCCGGGGCCGCTGCCGCCGCGCATGAGGTGGGTGCGACGCTGGTCGTCGACAGCACCGCCGCGTCGCCGGTGCTGAGCCATCCGCTGGAGCATGGCGCGGATATTGTTATGCATTCGGCAACCAAAGGGATCAACGGCCACTCCGACGTTTTGGCCGGGTCTTTGGCCACCAATGATACGGGCGCGGCGCGCTGGCAGATGATCCGCGATGACCGTAACGAGGCCGGTGCCGTGATCGGCCCGATGGAGGCGTGGTTGCTGGCGCGCGGGATGCGCACCTTGCCGCTCAGGATGCGCGAAATGTCTCGCAATGCCATGATCTTGGCAGAGTTTTTGTCGGACCACCCGCAGGTGGAACAGGTGATGTACCCCGGCCTGCCAGACCATCCCGGCCATGCCCTTGCCGCCCAGCAGATGAGCGGCGGTTTTGGCGGGCTGCTGTCTTTTGTCGTCAAAGGCGGGGCCGAAGCGGCGCTGAAAGCCGCCGGGCGGTTGCAGCTTTTCCACCGCGCCACCTCGCTTGGGGGTGTCGAAAGCCTTGTCGAGCATCGCCACACGATTGAGCCACATACCGGGATCCCTGAAGGGCTGTTGCGGCTGTCGGTCGGGATCGAGGATGTCGAAGACCTTGGTGCCGATCTGGGTCAGGCCCTCGGCCAGTAA